From Ipomoea triloba cultivar NCNSP0323 chromosome 5, ASM357664v1, the proteins below share one genomic window:
- the LOC116019262 gene encoding anthocyanidin 3-O-glucosyltransferase 5-like: MENDNQSNLHIGILSSPGIGHIIPVLVLGNRLVAVHNVKVTVFVVTTAGSPTEAHLIKSSDMANNLNIVEIPPVDISALIDDNTKMVTQLCLLVRAALPGVRSALRAVSHGLDALVVDLFCTEALPVADELKLTKFVYVPSNAWFVALTVYCPVLDKEIAGQYVDREKPLEIPGCKPVRPEDVVDPMLDRGDQQYREYLAQGRGYTMSNGILMNTWEDVDPGSLKALRENETLSKVVGGPVFAIGPLTRNIEERDGYGMITQWLDKQPRESVLYVSFGSGGTLSGEQITELAWGLELSEQRFIWVVRPPSECGSDKSFFTTGQGADDMSDYLPEGFLTRTHNQGLVVPMWAEQTLILRHQSTGGFLSHCGWNSTLESLTNGVPMIAWPLYAEQRQNATMLTEELGVAIRPTKLPTKGVVAREEVMKLVKTMLQYKEGKEMRERVQKLRISAEKALSTEGSSYNSMCEALDMIQQRRDLKLHIK, encoded by the coding sequence ATGGAAAACGATAATCAGTCTAACCTACATATTGGCATTCTTTCAAGCCCCGGCATAGGCCACATAATCCCGGTTCTTGTACTGGGCAACCGCCTCGTCGCGGTCCACAACGTCAAAGTCACCGTCTTCGTCGTCACCACCGCCGGTTCACCCACCGAAGCGCACCTCATCAAGTCCTCCGACATGGCAAACAACCTCAACATCGTCGAAATACCGCCGGTCGACATCTCCGCTTTAATTGACGACAACACTAAGATGGTCACCCAGCTCTGCCTACTTGTACGCGCTGCTTTGCCTGGCGTACGCTCCGCCTTACGCGCCGTGAGCCACGGCCTCGACGCGCTCGTCGTCGATCTGTTTTGTACGGAAGCCCTGCCGGTCGCGGATGAGCTTAAGTTGACCAAATTTGTTTACGTTCCGAGTAATGCTTGGTTCGTGGCCTTAACGGTTTATTGTCCGGTTCTGGACAAGGAAATCGCGGGTCAGTATGTGGACCGGGAAAAGCCGTTGGAAATTCCGGGTTGTAAGCCGGTTCGACCGGAGGACGTGGTTGACCCCATGTTGGACCGGGGTGATCAGCAGTACCGGGAGTACCTAGCGCAAGGACGTGGGTACACCATGTCGAATGGGATCTTGATGAATACTTGGGAGGATGTTGACCCGGGTTCACTCAAAGCGCTTAGAGAGAATGAAACGCTAAGCAAGGTCGTGGGCGGACCGGTTTTCGCGATCGGTCCGCTGACTAGAAACATTGAAGAAAGAGATGGTTATGGGATGATAACGCAATGGTTAGACAAGCAACCCCGTGAGTCCGTATTGTACGTGTCGTTTGGGAGCGGTGGAACGTTGTCGGGCGAGCAGATAACCGAGCTAGCTTGGGGATTGGAACTGAGCGAGCAAAGATTCATTTGGGTGGTTCGACCACCGTCGGAATGTGGCTCCGACAAGTCCTTCTTCACAACCGGACAAGGAGCCGACGACATGTCAGATTATTTGCCGGAAGGGTTTTTGACTCGGACTCACAACCAAGGGTTGGTAGTGCCCATGTGGGCCGAACAGACACTGATTTTGAGACATCAGTCAACTGGAGGGTTCTTGAGTCATTGCGGATGGAACTCGACACTGGAGAGCCTCACAAACGGGGTGCCAATGATCGCGTGGCCGTTGTACGCAGAGCAAAGGCAAAATGCCACCATGCTGACGGAGGAGCTCGGGGTTGCGATTCGGCCGACGAAATTGCCAACTAAGGGAGTAGTGGCAAGGGAAGAGGTGATGAAATTGGTGAAAACGATGCTGCAGTACAAGGAAGGGAAGGAGATGAGGGAAAGGGTTCAGAAGCTAAGGATTAGTGCAGAGAAGGCTTTAAGCACTGAAGGCTCATCTTACAATTCCATGTGTGAGGCTTTGGATATGATTCAGCAAAGGAGGGATTTGAAATTGCACATAAAATAG